One Elephas maximus indicus isolate mEleMax1 chromosome X, mEleMax1 primary haplotype, whole genome shotgun sequence DNA segment encodes these proteins:
- the USP11 gene encoding LOW QUALITY PROTEIN: ubiquitin carboxyl-terminal hydrolase 11 (The sequence of the model RefSeq protein was modified relative to this genomic sequence to represent the inferred CDS: inserted 2 bases in 1 codon) — MAVTPRRFGGLCFRFRDENPEVASEGPLXFSGGGCVRRGTAMAAFAADAVASAAEDREPQRKAMPGLESQWRQIENSESGRERPLQAGESWFLVEQHWYKQWEVYVQGGDQDSSTFPGCINNAKLFEDQVNWNLKKGLVEGEDYVLLPAAAWHYLVSWYGLKHGQPPIERKVVELPSIQKVEVYPVELQLFQHSDMSIPHTAQFSHTDSIDLVLGTARERFLVNPQEETRLWVQLSDGSFERLCNTHVTVLDARLKTGQVIVMETRKKDGTWPSAKQYVVKSVSKEDEDFQGQPGVCGLTNLGNTCFMNSALQCLSNVPQLTEYFLNNRYLEELNFCNPLGMKGEIAEAYADLVKQAWSGHHCSIVPHVFKTKVGHFASQFLGYQQHDSQELLSFLLDGLHEDLNRVKKKEYVELCDAAGRPDQEVAQEAWQNHKRRNNSVIVDTFHGLFKSTLVCPDCGNVSVTFDPFCYLSIPLPVSPKRVMEVFYVSMDPRRKPEQHRLIVPKKGKISDLCVALSRHTGVQPDRMMVADVFSHRFYKIYQLEDSLNSILDRDDIFIYEVSARAGTGEGVREDVVLPIYLRERSPARDFNNSYYGLMLFGHPLLLSVPRDRLTWDALYHILLYRLSRYVARPSSDDEDDGDEKGDTENKGNVAKSGQTAEGGSLQDPGPEQAGPSSGVVGRNRAPADNSPGPSNWPQRSRRKQLFTLQTVNSNGTSDRMTFNEDGHAQPYIAIDWEPEMKKRYYDEAEAEGYVKHECVNYVLKKAPVRLQECIELFTTVETLEKENPWYCPNCKQHQLATKKLDLWMLPEILIIHLKRFSYTKFSREKIDILVEFPIRDLDLSEYVIKPQSESDPEVYKYDLIAVSNHYGGLRDGHYTTFACNKDSGQWHYFDDSSVSPVTEDEVESKAAYVLFYQRQDVARRLRSQPDLSGPSEPPACGSPPSSESMDVN; from the exons ATGGCCGTAACCCCGCGTCGGTTTGGGGGGCTCTGCTTCCGTTTCCGGGACGAGAATCCGGAAGTGGCTTCTGAGGGGCCTCT CTTCAGCGGCGGTGGCTGTGTGAGGAGGGGAACAGCGATGGCGGCGTTTGCAGCGGATGCGGTGGCCTCAGCAGCTGAGGACAGAGAGCCACAGCGCAAGGCGATGCCGGGCCTGGAGAGCCAGTGGCGCCAAATCGAGAATAGCGAGAGTGGGCGAGAGCGCCCACTGCAGGCCGGCGAGAGCTG GTTCCTTGTGGAGCAGCACTGGTATAAACAGTGGGAAGTGTACGTGCAGGGAGGGGACCAGGACTCCAGCACCTTCCCCGGCTGTATCAACAATGCCAAGCTCTTCGAAG ACCAGGTAAACTGGAACCTCAAGAAGGGACTGGTGGAAGGTGAGGACTATGTGCTGCTCCCAGCAGCTGCTTGGCATTACCTGGTCAGCTGGTATGGTCTGAAGCATGGCCAGCCACCTATTGAACGCAAG GTTGTGGAGCTGCCCAGCATCCAAAAGGTTGAGGTTTATCCAGTAGAGCTGCAGCTTTTCCAGCACAGTGATATGAGCATACCTCATACTGCCCAATTCAGCCACACAGATTCTATTG ACCTGGTATTGGGCACAGCTCGGGAACGGTTTCTGGTGAACCCCCAGGAAGAGACTCGGCTGTGGGTTCAGCTCTCAGACGGCTCTTTTGAGCGATTGTGCAACACACACGTTACAGTACTTGACGCCCGCCTCAAGACTGGGCAG GTGATCGTCATGGAGACCCGAAAGAAAGATGGCACTTGGCCCAGCGCAAAGCAGTATGTCGT GAAGAGTGTGTCCAAGGAAGATGAGGACTTCCAGGGCCAGCCAGGCGTCTGTGGTCTCACCAATCTGGGCAACACATGTTTCATGAACTCGGCCCTGCAG TGCCTCAGCAATGTGCCACAGCTCACTGAGTACTTCCTCAACAATCGCTACCTGGAGGAGCTCAACTTCTGCAACCCACTGGGCATGAAGGGTGAGATTGCAGAGGCCTATGCAGACCTGGTGAAGCAGGCATGGTCTGGCCACCACTGCTCCATTGTGCCCCATGTGTTCAAG ACCAAGGTCGGCCACTTTGCATCCCAGTTTCTGGGCTACCAGCAGCATGACTCACAGGAGTTGCTGTCGTTCCTCCTGGATGGGCTCCATGAGGACCTCAATCGGGTCAAGAAGAAGGAGTACGTGGAGCTTTGTGATGCCGCTGGGCGGCCTGATCAG GAGGTGGCTCAGGAGGCCTGGCAGAACCACAAACGGCGGAACAATTCTGTGATCGTGGACACTTTCCATGGCCTCTTCAAGTCCACACTGGTGTGCCCTGATTGTGGCAATGTATCTGTGACCTTCGACCCCTTCTGCTATCTCAGCATACCGCTGCCTGTCAGCCCCAAGAGGGTCATGGAGGTCTTCTATGTCTCCATGGATCCCCGACGCAAGCCAGAGCAG CACCGGCTCATTGTTCCTAAGAAAGGCAAAATCTCGGATCTGTGTGTGGCTCTGTCCAGACACACAGGTGTCCAGCCAGACAGG ATGATGGTGGCTGATGTCTTCAGTCACCGCTTCTATAAGATCTACCAGCTAGAGGACTCTCTGAACAGCATCTTGGACCGAGATGATATCTTCAT ATATGAGGTGTCAGCTAGGGCTGGGACCGGTGAGGGCGTAAGAGAGGACGTTGTGCTTCCTATCTACCTGCGGGAGCGCTCCCCAGCCCGGGACTTCAACAACTCCTACTATGGCCTGATGCTTTTTGGGCACCCCCTCCTGCTGTCAGTGCCCCGTGACCGACTCACCTGGGATGCCTTGTATCACATCCTGCTGTACCGGCTCTC ACGCTACGTGGCCAGGCCAAGCTCAGATGATGAGGATGACGGGGATGAGAAAg GAGACACGGAGAATAAGGGAAACGTTGCCAAGTCTGGGCAAACAGCTGAGGGGGGCAGCCTTCAAGACCCTGGGCCGGAGCAGGCTGGGCCCAGCTCTGGAGTCGTGGGCAGGAACCGGGCCCCTGCAGACAACTCCCCTGGCCCTTCTAACTGGCCCCAGAGGTCCCGGCGCAAGCAGCTGTTCACCCTGCAGACAGTGAATTCCAACGGGACCAGTGACCGCATGACCTTCAATGAAGATGGCCATG CCCAGCCGTACATTGCCATCGACTGGGAGCCAGAGATGAAGAAGCGTTACTATGATGAAGCGGAGGCTGAG GGCTACGTGAAGCACGAATGTGTTAACTATGTGCTGAAGAAAGCTCCAGTGCGGCTGCAGGAGTGTattgagctcttcaccactgttgAAACTCTGGAGAAGGAAAACCCCTG GTACTGCCCCAACTGTAAGCAGCACCAGCTGGCCACCAAGAAGCTGGACCTATGGATGCTTCCTGAGATCCTGATTATCCACCTGAAGCGCTTTTCTTACACCAAGTTCTCGCGCGAGAAGATTGACATCCTTGTGGAGTTCCCTATCCG AGACTTGGACCTCTCCGAGTATGTCATCAAACCGCAGAGTGAGTCGGATCCGGAGGTGTACAAATACGATCTCATTGCAGTTTCAAACCATTATGGAGGGCTGCGCGACGGACACT ACACGACATTTGCCTGCAACAAGGACAGTGGCCAGTGGCACTACTTTGATGACAGCAGCGTCTCTCCAGTGACTGAGGATGAGGTTGAG TCCAAGGCAGCCTATGTCCTCTTCTACCAACGCCAGGATGTGGCACGACGCCTGCGATCCCAGCCCGACTTATCTGGCCCCTCAGAACCCCCTGCCTGTGGTTCCCCACCCAGCTCTGAGTCCATGGATGTAAACTGA